A region of the Syntrophales bacterium genome:
CCGCCGCAGAGGGCTGCAGCCAAGAAAAAGTATGAAGCGCTGGAGACATCCCCTTCGACACGGTACCTTTGACCAACATATCGTTGCCCGCACTTTACGTAATAATTGCCCGTTTCCCTTCCTGTAACCTCTATACCGAAAAGTTCCATGACCTCTATGGTCAAGTCAACATAGGGGAGAGAGACTGTACGACCTTTCAACTGTATACTAACATCCCCCTCAGCGTAAGGGGCGCTGATGAGAAGCGAGGAGACATACTGGCTACTTTCCACGTCGGTCAATGTTACACTGCCGCCCCGGATACCATTTGCCTCAATTACCACGGGTGGATATTCATCTCCTTTCCCGCTATGAGCGGAGACACCAAGTGCCTTTAAAGCCTCCAGAAGGGACTTAACCGGTCTCTCACAGAGGCGGCTGTCACCGGTGAGGACATACTCTCCCCTCCCGAGGGCAACCAGCGACGTTAAGAAGCGCAGGGCGGTGCCGTTGTTCCCCAGAAAAATTTCTTTATGTGGATTTTCGATATACCCCCCTGTTCCCGTAACGATAAGATCCTCACCGGATATCAGGATCCCTGTACCGAGGGAACGCAGAGCCCCCATCAGATACCGTGTATCCTCCGAGATGAGGGCATTTTGCAGAAAGGATTTCCCCTCTGCCAGAGCGGCGATGACGAGTGCCCTCTGGGTGTAACTCTTCGATCCTGGTACCTTCACCGTTGCCTGCAAACTACCGCTCGGTTTGATTTCCAGCATAAAAATATTACCCTATCTAAGGATCACTCTCTCCTTTTTGTTTACCCCTTGATACGCAAAATGCCGCTACGCTTTTTACAACGGTTTTCAGGGGCGCAATTTCACAGCACACGGGCTAAAAGAAGTGCGTTAGCACTTGAATGTCAATCTTTTAGCCGATGTTATCTGCCGTGGCGGGCAAAATTTAATAGAACCGTTCCGTTTACTCCCCTATAGGGATGTTAACCGTTGCTGGCCGTCCACGATCAACAGGCGCGCGGGTTTTTGTTTGGTATCCGTGCCGATAACGCGGGCATCATCGGAAAATCCGTTTCGGCGTATTCGGGCGTATTCGGGGCGNNNNNNNNNNNNNNNNNNNNNNNNNNNNNNN
Encoded here:
- the aroA gene encoding 3-phosphoshikimate 1-carboxyvinyltransferase; this translates as MLEIKPSGSLQATVKVPGSKSYTQRALVIAALAEGKSFLQNALISEDTRYLMGALRSLGTGILISGEDLIVTGTGGYIENPHKEIFLGNNGTALRFLTSLVALGRGEYVLTGDSRLCERPVKSLLEALKALGVSAHSGKGDEYPPVVIEANGIRGGSVTLTDVESSQYVSSLLISAPYAEGDVSIQLKGRTVSLPYVDLTIEVMELFGIEVTGRETGNYYVKCGQRYVGQRYRVEGDVSSASYFFLAAALCGGRVRVLNINPHSQQGDMRFLRIMEDLGCSVLWGDMCVEVSGGKLRGGEYVADMGDMPDMVPTMAVLSAFRPGRTVITNVSHLRLKESNRIAAPVNELRRMGIIAEETDNGLIITGGKPHGAEIETYNDHRIAMSFAVAGLAIPGIRIKN